One window of Candidatus Goldiibacteriota bacterium genomic DNA carries:
- a CDS encoding Fic family protein, which produces MNTRAGRYVSQTSGFKAFIPELLSSGKFRINRDDELVSLLSEADRSLARLDGMTQILPDLDIFIFMYVKKEALLSSQIEGTQASLQGVLEFEADLSHKGEKINDMQDIKEVINYQKAMNYGIKRLQDFPMSMRLIREIHNILLTDTRGNNKTPGEFRESQNWIGPQGSTIETAAFIPPPAAEIIALMGDIEKYLYADDKIPPLEKIALIHYQFETIHPFLDGNGRVGRLLITFYLLWKNILASPVLYLSYYFKKNRQEYYDRLNNVRMNDDVEGWIKFFLAGVIEVSRDAASTARDVIALKESLVEKYSSSSIYAVKLINYIFHNPFVNNKKISEYLKVSRQTAFNLIGIFEKQGVLKEYTGKKRWKEYIFTDYVEKIKKGTEGQ; this is translated from the coding sequence ATGAACACAAGAGCAGGGCGGTATGTAAGTCAAACTTCCGGATTTAAGGCTTTTATTCCGGAGTTGTTATCGTCGGGTAAATTTAGAATTAACAGAGATGATGAATTAGTATCGCTATTATCAGAGGCAGACCGCAGCCTTGCGCGGCTTGACGGAATGACGCAGATACTGCCTGACCTTGATATATTTATTTTTATGTACGTAAAAAAAGAGGCATTGTTAAGTTCTCAGATAGAAGGCACGCAGGCATCACTTCAGGGAGTTCTTGAATTTGAAGCTGACCTGTCGCATAAAGGTGAAAAAATTAATGATATGCAGGATATTAAAGAAGTCATAAATTATCAGAAAGCAATGAATTATGGAATTAAACGCCTTCAGGACTTTCCCATGTCCATGCGTTTAATCAGGGAAATACATAATATTCTGCTGACTGATACAAGGGGCAATAATAAAACACCCGGTGAATTCAGGGAAAGCCAGAACTGGATAGGCCCGCAGGGTTCCACAATAGAAACTGCGGCATTTATTCCGCCTCCGGCTGCTGAAATTATTGCACTTATGGGGGATATAGAAAAATATCTGTATGCCGATGATAAAATACCGCCGCTTGAAAAAATAGCGCTTATTCATTACCAGTTTGAAACTATTCATCCTTTTCTTGACGGAAACGGCAGGGTGGGCAGGCTTTTAATTACGTTCTATCTTTTATGGAAAAATATCCTTGCTTCACCGGTTTTGTATCTAAGCTACTATTTTAAAAAAAACAGGCAGGAATATTATGACAGGCTTAATAATGTAAGAATGAATGATGACGTTGAAGGGTGGATAAAGTTTTTTCTGGCCGGTGTAATAGAAGTAAGCAGGGACGCCGCGTCAACCGCCAGGGATGTAATTGCGTTAAAGGAAAGCCTTGTGGAAAAATACAGTTCTTCTTCAATTTACGCCGTAAAACTGATAAATTACATTTTTCATAACCCTTTTGTTAATAATAAAAAAATATCCGAATATCTGAAAGTTTCAAGGCAGACTGCTTTTAATTTAATCGGAATATTTGAGAAACAAGGCGTTTTAAAGGAATACACAGGTAAAAAAAGATGGAAAGAATACATTTTTACGGATTATGTGGAGAAAATAAAGAAAGGCACAGAGGGTCAGTAA